A single Raphanus sativus cultivar WK10039 unplaced genomic scaffold, ASM80110v3 Scaffold2667, whole genome shotgun sequence DNA region contains:
- the LOC108815333 gene encoding uncharacterized protein LOC108815333, with protein MSKINNLEFAALNLSGDNYLQWALDTKILLRSKSLGDTITEDTEPSVKDKYQAIVIIRHHLAKGLKDQYLTIEDPLELWTELKNRYDHQKTVILPKALYDWRNLRIQDYKSVEEYNSVMFKIVSKLKLCGETVTDADMLEKTFSTFHTSNMLLQQHELRPPGAKALPEAHAAIEPKDETPKESYRGRMRGRRRWQGSNRGFQPRGRGFQPRGRGFQPRDHLGRSRGRGYSRGHHASHGYKSDFKTHGSTKTPCYRCGMTNHWANRCRTPQHLVKLYQESIKGKDPVANWVHHDDENDLDHENDQADYETSDLLKSG; from the exons atgtcgaaaatcaacaACCTTGAGTTTGCTGCCCTCAATCTCTCCGGAGATAATTACCTCCAATGGGCACTTGATACCAAAATTCTCTTGAGGTCTAAAAGTCTTGGTGATACTATCACTGAAGACACTGAGCCATCGGTTAAGGATAAATACCAGGCCATTGTGATCATTCGCCATCATCTGGCTAAAGGTCTTAAAGACCAGTACCTCACTATTGAGGATCCTCTGGAACTTTGGACAGAGTTGAAAAACAGATATGATCATCAGAAAACTGTGATCCTGCCAAAGGCCCTTTATGATTGGAGGAACCTAAGAatccaagactataagtctgtggaagAGTACAACTCGGTTATGTTCAAGATAGTCTCCAAGTTGAAATTGTGTGGGGAGACTGTCACTGATGCTGATATGCTGGAGAAAACATTCTCCACATTCCACACCAGCAACATGTTGCTTCAGCAACA TGAGCTAAGGCCACCTGGTGCTAAAGCATTGCCTGAGGCACATGCGGCCATAGAGCCAAAAGATGAGACTCCAAAAGAGTCATACCGCGGTCGCATGAGAGGCCGTAGAAGATGGCAAGGAAGTAATCGTGGGTTTCAACCACGAGGTCGTGGGTTTCAGCCACGAGGACGTGGATTCCAACCACGAGATCATCTTGGTCGCAGCCGAGGCCGAGGCTATAGCCGAGGTCATCATGCTAGCCATGGGTATAAGTCCGACTTCAAAACCCATGGCTCGACCAAAACTCCTTGCTATCGTTGTGGGATGACCAATCATTGGGCTAACCGATGCAGAACTCCCCAACATCTTGTTAAACTCTACCAAGAGAGCATAAAGGGAAAAGACCCTGTGGCAAATTGGGTCCATCATGATGATGAGAATGATCTAGACCATGAGAATGATCAAGCCGATTATGAGACTTCGGATCTCCTTAAAAGTGGCTGA